A genomic window from Clostridia bacterium includes:
- a CDS encoding PTS sugar transporter subunit IIB → MELVFVRVDSRLIHGQVSTAWVHGTGVNRLMVVNDKAANDPMERALLKMAKPRSIATLDVLTVAQAIGVINKDNSGDKVMLIARTPRDVKGLVDGGINIKKVNLGNMPSGPGRARLDESVCADPEEIEILREMLGAGIVVFSQMTPSSPKNDIRHKL, encoded by the coding sequence ATGGAACTGGTCTTTGTCAGAGTCGATAGCAGGCTCATTCATGGGCAAGTGTCTACCGCATGGGTTCACGGCACAGGCGTCAACAGGCTCATGGTGGTCAACGACAAAGCAGCCAATGACCCAATGGAGAGGGCGCTTCTGAAGATGGCGAAGCCAAGGAGCATCGCGACTCTTGACGTATTGACTGTTGCCCAGGCGATAGGCGTCATCAACAAGGACAATTCCGGGGACAAGGTGATGCTGATAGCGCGAACGCCAAGAGATGTTAAGGGCCTTGTCGATGGGGGCATCAACATCAAGAAGGTCAACCTCGGCAACATGCCTTCAGGCCCTGGAAGGGCCAGACTGGACGAGTCTGTTTGCGCGGATCCCGAGGAGATAGAGATTCTGAGGGAGATGCTGGGAGCGGGCATCGTCGTGTTCTCTCAGATGACTCCTTCGTCTCCCAAAAACGACATTCGCCACAAGCTCTAG
- a CDS encoding HPr family phosphocarrier protein has translation MTEAMVTIKSKVGLHARPAARLVQEAMRHRCKITLMASGKKADARSMIQVLALGVQCGQEVVIRTDGTGEVEALQQLVSIVNESADGI, from the coding sequence TTGACTGAGGCCATGGTGACTATCAAGAGCAAGGTGGGATTGCATGCCCGGCCTGCCGCGCGCCTCGTTCAGGAAGCAATGAGGCACAGGTGCAAGATAACGCTCATGGCTTCAGGGAAGAAGGCTGATGCCAGGAGCATGATCCAGGTACTGGCTTTGGGAGTTCAATGCGGGCAGGAGGTCGTGATTCGAACCGACGGCACAGGAGAAGTTGAAGCACTGCAGCAGCTCGTGTCAATAGTAAATGAGTCAGCCGACGGGATATAG
- a CDS encoding class II fructose-bisphosphate aldolase, with protein sequence MLTTMNVLLQDARQKRYGVAAPGVNDMQTVNAVFQAASELRSPIILDCVEMNDFEAVADIARFFAARYPEVPAALNLDHGHTFDVCAKAIRAGFTSVMIDCSKLPFEENVKITAEVVKMAHAAGISVEAELGRVGSARNYAEDRTAPLTDPAEAVEFVKLTSVDCLAVAVGTAHGLYEGETPQLDFGRLSELREAVPVPLVLHGGSSTGDDKLALAVRTGISKINLFSDLSSAGANAIKALLLSGKTTALGFLPLSMVYGAGVEAYKKMVMHYITVFGSSGALDR encoded by the coding sequence ATGCTTACAACTATGAATGTGTTGTTGCAGGATGCGCGGCAGAAGCGGTACGGCGTAGCAGCTCCGGGAGTCAACGACATGCAAACAGTGAACGCGGTGTTTCAGGCTGCGAGTGAACTGAGGTCTCCGATCATCCTAGACTGCGTTGAGATGAACGACTTCGAGGCAGTAGCCGACATCGCCAGGTTCTTCGCTGCAAGATATCCGGAGGTCCCTGCTGCTCTCAACCTCGACCACGGGCACACCTTTGACGTTTGCGCCAAGGCGATACGAGCCGGGTTCACTTCGGTGATGATCGATTGCTCCAAGCTGCCCTTCGAAGAGAACGTGAAGATCACGGCTGAGGTCGTGAAAATGGCGCACGCAGCAGGAATCTCGGTCGAGGCCGAACTCGGTCGAGTTGGAAGCGCCCGCAATTATGCTGAGGATCGTACTGCCCCTCTTACTGATCCAGCTGAGGCAGTTGAGTTTGTCAAACTGACTTCAGTGGATTGCCTGGCTGTTGCAGTCGGAACCGCGCACGGGCTGTATGAAGGGGAGACGCCTCAACTGGATTTTGGGCGTCTTTCGGAACTCCGCGAAGCCGTACCCGTGCCCCTGGTGCTTCACGGCGGTTCATCAACAGGCGACGACAAGCTTGCCCTTGCGGTCAGAACAGGCATCAGCAAGATAAATCTGTTCAGCGACTTGTCGTCGGCGGGCGCCAATGCCATCAAAGCACTTCTGTTAAGCGGCAAGACTACCGCCCTTGGGTTCCTGCCATTGAGCATGGTTTACGGAGCGGGCGTCGAAGCATACAAGAAGATGGTAATGCACTATATTACGGTATTTGGGTCTAGCGGCGCCCTCGACCGCTAG
- a CDS encoding PTS sugar transporter subunit IIA — MVGIVVLCHGRMAEALLETAEMIVGPHAQVASVPFTADMSLEDYRDSVAMASETVDCGDGALFLADLQGGTPCNVAALASTMRNSRVVTGVNVPMLVTVLLSREGVDIDDLSGLACGAGIEGIQAVNLSDGGTEETHID; from the coding sequence TTGGTTGGCATAGTAGTGTTGTGCCACGGTCGAATGGCAGAGGCTCTCCTCGAGACTGCCGAGATGATAGTCGGGCCACATGCTCAAGTCGCTAGTGTTCCATTCACGGCCGACATGAGCCTGGAAGATTACAGGGATTCAGTGGCCATGGCCTCGGAAACGGTGGACTGCGGTGACGGAGCCCTTTTTCTTGCTGATTTGCAGGGCGGGACGCCGTGCAATGTTGCTGCGTTGGCCTCAACTATGAGAAATAGCCGCGTAGTGACTGGAGTCAATGTTCCGATGCTTGTGACTGTGCTCTTATCCCGTGAAGGAGTGGACATAGACGATCTCTCCGGGCTTGCCTGTGGTGCCGGCATTGAGGGAATCCAAGCTGTGAACCTGAGCGATGGAGGAACGGAGGAGACGCACATTGACTGA